The sequence GAGGAGGTCGCCATCGGCAAGGTCATCGCCCGCATCGATCCCGGAGCGGCGAAGGAAAGTGCAGCTCCGGTCCCGGCACCCGCCGCAGCCCCGGAAAAGCCGGCCGCCGCCGAAACCCCTCGCCCCAAACCTGATCTTGCCGTCATCTCCGCGCCCGCCGCCGTGGAAAAACCCTCCGCACCCGTCACCGAAGGCCGCACCACGCGCAAAAAGATGTCGATGCTGCGCCGCAAGATCGCGACCCATCTCGTCAACGCCCAGCAGACCGCCGCCATCCTCACCACCTTCAACGAGGTCGATATGACCGCCGTCATGGAGCTCCGCAAAAGCGTGCAGGAGGATTTCCTCAAGAAGCACGGCGTGAAGCTCGGCTTCATGTCCTTTTTCGTGAAAGCCGTCACCCAGGCGCTCAAGGACGTGCCCTCCATCAACGCCCGCATCGATGGCACGGATGTGATCGAGAACCACTTCTACGACATCGGCGTCGCCATCGGCACCGACAAAGGCCTCATCGTCCCCGTGCTCCGCGATTGCGACGGGAAATCCTTCGCCCGCATCGAGCAGGACATCCTCGACTACGCGAAAAAGGGCAAGGAAGGCAAAATCGCCATCGAGGATCTCCAGGGCGGCGTCTTCACGATCTCGAACGGCGGCACCTACGGCTCGCTACTCAGCACGCCCATCCTCAACCCGCCCCAGAGCGGCATCCTCGGCATGCACACGATCCAGCAGCGTCCCGTCGCCCTCAACGGCCAGGTCGTCATCCGCCCGATGATGTATCTCGCCCTCAGCTACGACCACCGAATCGTGGATGGAAAAGAGGCTGTCACCTTCCTCATCCGCATCAAGGACGCCCTGGAAGCACCGCACCGGCTGATGCTGGAGATGTGATGCCGCGTCAGCAGATCCTGCAAATGCGCCCCCCCATTCCCAGCTTGCCCCTTGCGGGCATGCGGGGAAGACTTCCGGCCAGCCCTTGAAGAAATTCCTGCCATACTACCGCCACCTTCTGGAAGTGAAGTGGCACTTCCTCATCGGGGTTTTCGCCGGCCTGGTCTATGCCGCCGCATCCGGCGCGGGGCTGCCGCTGATGACCAAGGTCGTCTTCCCGGTGCTTTTCAACGAGGGCGGCGGGGAATCGGAATGGTATCTCGACTGGCTCGCCTCCAGGCTCGGGGCGCTCTCGCGCGACGAACTGCTCATCTACACCTGCCTATGGATCCCCGGGGTTTTCCTGGTGCGGGCGCTGGCCGGCTATGCCAACGCGTATTTCATCCAGCACGTCGGCATGCGGGTGGTGGAGTCGATCCGCACCGACCTCTTCGTCAAGCTCCAGGGGCTGCCGCTCGCCTTCTTCAGGCGCAACAAGTCCGGCGACCTGCTGGCGCGGCTGATGAACGACACCCAGATGCTCCAGGGTGTCATCGCGCAGGCGTCGAGCGACCTCATCAAGCAGCCCGCGACGCTGCTCTTCGCGCTAGGCGCGGTGGGCGTGCTCGCCTACCATGATACCGCAGTTTCTTCATCGCCCTCATCGCGCTGCTGACGGTGCCGCTGTGCATCGTGCTGATACGCTCCGCGGGCAAAAAGCTCACGCGGCGCGCGACGGCGCTGCAGGAGCGGGGGGGGGATCTCACCGCATCGCTTTCCGAGAGCCTCCAGTCCGCGCTGGAGATCCGCGCCTACAACCTCCAGGAGCCGTAACGCGGCTTTCCGCAAGAAGGTGGCGGAGATCTTCCGGCTCGGCATGAAGGTGGTGAAATACCGCCAGCTCATCTCGCCCTCCATCGAGGTGGTCGCCGCGGCGGGCTTCGCGGCGGCGCTCTACTTCGGCGTGCGCGCGGGGATGACCCTCGAGGGCTTCCTGGCCCTGGGGATGGCGCTCTACATGTCCTACGAGCCGATCAAGAAGCTCGGCAACATCCACTCCCTCTTCCAGCAGGGCAAGGCCTCGGTGGACCGGATCGAACACATCCTGCACTGCGACGACGCGATCGCGAACCCGGCCGACCCGCGGCCCTGCCCGTCCCCGCGGGAGGGGATCTCCTTCCACGGGGTCACCTTCGCCTACGGCGAGCACCCCGTGCTCCATGAGGTGAGCCTGGAGATCCCGGCCGGGCAGGTCGTGGCGCTGGTCGGCCCGAGCGGCGCGGGCAAGACGACCTTCGCGCACCTGGTGCCGCGCTTCTACGATCCGCAGCAAGGCGAGATCCGTCTCGATGGCATCCCGATCCGGGATTTCCTCAAGCACGACCTTCGCGACCGGATCGCCGTCGTCCGCAGGATGCCTGCCGCTGTTCCTCGGGGCCTGGAGGAGAACATCCGGATCGGGAAAACGGAAGCCAGCCGCGCCGAGATCGAGGCGGCGGCGAAAAAGGCCTACGCGCACGATTTCATCATGGCCCAGCCGGAAGGCTACGAGACCCAGGTGGGCGAGCGCGGGGACCTGCTGTCCGGCGGGCAGAGGCAGCGCATCGCCATCGCCCGGGCCTTCCTGAAGGACGCGCCCATCCTGATCCTCGACGAGGCGACGAGCGCGCTGGACACGGAGAGCGAGGCGGCCGTCCAGCAGGCGCTCGCGGAGCTGGTGAAAGGCCGCACCACGCTGATCATCGCGCACCGCTTCAGCACGATCCGCATCGCCGACCGGATCCTTGTTTTCAAGGAAGGGCGCATCGTCAGCGACGGCAGCCATGAGGAGCTGCGCGACCTCGACCCGACCTACCAGGCGATGGTCGGCGGGGAGCTGAGGTGATCAGCCGCCTTCCGGCAGTCCGGGTGGAGTGCCGAAGCCGATCATCCGGGATAATTTCCCCCTGAAACGGTTGCGGAAAACTGTTTCACGAAATATGGTTCCTGCATGACACATTCAAAATGGCTCTTCGGTTACGCCGCGTTCCTCTTTCTCTGCGGCCTGGCAGGCTACCTGTCGAATCCGGCGGCGGCCAAGACCGCGCTGATTTCCGGCTCTGTTTTCGGGGCGCTTTCGGCCATCTGGGGCTTCCTCCTGCTCAAGGGCCTGGGCTTCGCGAAGTGGGCCGCGCTCGCCACCACCCTCCTGCTCTGTGCGGTATTCTCATGGCGATCCTTCGCCAGCTGGCAGAAATTCGCCGATGGCGAACCCAAAGCCTTCGCCGCATCGCTCATCACCCTCATGCTCATCGGCTCTCTCGCGACCGCCGCAAGGCTCGTCGTAAAGAAAGCCTAGCCGTTATCGCAATTGTGATTGCAGGGATTCCTGGCGATCCGATCAATTCTCGTCGCTCCGGAAAATAGTGCGTTGTATTCGGCACCGGTCATCCATCCTCTTGAGTCGCACAGAATCCCTGCCTACTTCTCCCCAAGCACCTCCAGCATCGCACCCGCAGCGACGACCCCGAAGGTGGCGGTGACGTGGGTGGCGGTGCCGTAGCCGGTGGCGCAGTTGAGGCGCATGTCGGCGTCTTCGGGGCGGGCGCAGGAAACCTCCCCGTCGCTGCCGGGATAGACGGGGGATTCGTCGGAAAAAACGGCCGGGATGCCCATGGGTTCCGGCTTCGAGCCCATCGGGACGGGCGGGAAACCATGATCCTTGCGGAGGGTTTTGCGGAGCTGGTGGAGGAGGGCGTCCTTGCCGCAGAATGCCAGGTCGCGCACCGAGATCCTTGTCGCATCGCGCTTGCCGCCGGCTCCGCCGCAGGTGACGAGGGGTAGGCCGCGCCGCTTGCATTCCGCGATGAGCAAGGCCTTGTGTTTCATTGAGTCGATCGCATCGATCACACCGTCCACCCCGCCGCCGAGCACTTGCTCCACGGAGCGTTCAGTGAAAAAACCTTCGATCACCTCGAGTTCGCAGGCGGGGTTGATCGCCCGCACCCGCTCGGCCATGGCTGCGGTTTTCTGACGGCCGATCTGGCCGTCCATCGCGTGGAGCTGCCGGTTGACGTTGGTGATGCAGATTTCATCGAGATCCACCATGCGGATTTTCCCGATACCGGATCGCGCCAGCGCCTCGACGGTCCACGATCCCACCCCGCCGATCCCGACGACGACGACCCGCGCCGCCACGAAGTTCTGCAGCGCACGCACCCCGTAGAGCCGCGCGATCCCTCCGAAACGGTCTTTGGTTGCCTCGCTCAACATCGCGGGAGAGTTTCCGGGCTGGCTCGTCACCTGGCAAGGCAACAAGGAGGGGCGGTATGCCCGGCGATTTCACCACGCACCTGGCCACTGGATGCAGCCCCTCCTTGACCC comes from Akkermansiaceae bacterium and encodes:
- a CDS encoding tRNA threonylcarbamoyladenosine dehydratase; translation: MLSEATKDRFGGIARLYGVRALQNFVAARVVVVGIGGVGSWTVEALARSGIGKIRMVDLDEICITNVNRQLHAMDGQIGRQKTAAMAERVRAINPACELEVIEGFFTERSVEQVLGGGVDGVIDAIDSMKHKALLIAECKRRGLPLVTCGGAGGKRDATRISVRDLAFCGKDALLHQLRKTLRKDHGFPPVPMGSKPEPMGIPAVFSDESPVYPGSDGEVSCARPEDADMRLNCATGYGTATHVTATFGVVAAGAMLEVLGEK
- a CDS encoding ATP-binding cassette domain-containing protein, producing MAEIFRLGMKVVKYRQLISPSIEVVAAAGFAAALYFGVRAGMTLEGFLALGMALYMSYEPIKKLGNIHSLFQQGKASVDRIEHILHCDDAIANPADPRPCPSPREGISFHGVTFAYGEHPVLHEVSLEIPAGQVVALVGPSGAGKTTFAHLVPRFYDPQQGEIRLDGIPIRDFLKHDLRDRIAVVRRMPAAVPRGLEENIRIGKTEASRAEIEAAAKKAYAHDFIMAQPEGYETQVGERGDLLSGGQRQRIAIARAFLKDAPILILDEATSALDTESEAAVQQALAELVKGRTTLIIAHRFSTIRIADRILVFKEGRIVSDGSHEELRDLDPTYQAMVGGELR
- the sucB gene encoding dihydrolipoyllysine-residue succinyltransferase — translated: MAIDIKVPAAGESITSANIAKWYKNNGDSVKKGEPLASLETDKVSNELEAEADGVLEIIVQEGEEVAIGTVIGKLESSGATAPAAEEKPAAPASGKKDAAEYQSAAESAPSGSPVDIAVPAAGESITSANVAAWRKKDGDHVEKGEILVTLETDKVSNELEAPVAGTLRILIPEGEEVAIGKVIARIDPGAAKESAAPVPAPAAAPEKPAAAETPRPKPDLAVISAPAAVEKPSAPVTEGRTTRKKMSMLRRKIATHLVNAQQTAAILTTFNEVDMTAVMELRKSVQEDFLKKHGVKLGFMSFFVKAVTQALKDVPSINARIDGTDVIENHFYDIGVAIGTDKGLIVPVLRDCDGKSFARIEQDILDYAKKGKEGKIAIEDLQGGVFTISNGGTYGSLLSTPILNPPQSGILGMHTIQQRPVALNGQVVIRPMMYLALSYDHRIVDGKEAVTFLIRIKDALEAPHRLMLEM